From the genome of Medicago truncatula cultivar Jemalong A17 chromosome 2, MtrunA17r5.0-ANR, whole genome shotgun sequence:
TTCTTAGAGAAACTTTATAATGTATAAATAGCCATTCAAAAAAGAGCAGTGTGTatatatatcttaaaaaaagaatagtGTATTTATATCTTGGTGTTTCAATAAGAGAGgtaggagtttttttttttttttttttttgaaggagaggtAGGAGTTATAAGTATAactattgtttatgttttgtatCTTACTTCAAAAGTAGATGCTCGACAACTTTTCTCATTCTATTGCAAAATATGGTATTTTGTATATAGGAAAGTATTATTtgtgtttgatatttttattctatttttgtataaatttatCCTTAACAATGCAATTTCTtttcagatttaaatttaaaaatacataatgaATATTAAAACTGAAATAGATGCATCGATGCACCTTTCACAAAGAAAAATATCGTGATCGTTTTACACAAGATTCAAAATAGATAATAACTCAGAAATGCAGTGTTGTATACTTGAGGTCGGTCAAACTTTTAGTTTGAATTTGGAGGATTTGAAAGTAACGTAACCATAAACTTTGAAACCACATTGTGGAGTCGAGCATTTAGGTATATGAGTGAACAATTTTCTTGTTTGAAGGATGACAACTAGAGCGAGTCGTACAACGCAGACAACGAATGCATGAGTAGCTGTTTATGCACtgactttaaaaaaaactagtagTTGTTGATTCAAATATAATATCGATGCCTTtcgtcaaaaaataaaacagctTCCTTTtgactttaaattaaaaaacttatgaatattgaaactgaaatattgataaattatttaacatagattttataaaattgaaataaatagtgTAAAAGAGCCTACGACACTAGAATATAGGATACACGTGAGCACAGCAGATTATTGTTTATGCTTTTGAGCGCTCTTTCGTTTCTTGCACCTCCCTTCAAAATCTGAAAAACCACCGCCTCTCACCATCTCCGGTCGGTACTTGTGATCAAAGGTTCGCAAATTCGTTTTTCCAATTACTTCTTCTAACTCACATTACTCAACAAATTCGTTTTAGTTATTCACTTTATTCATTCGTAGCTCCATTTACTGTTAATGTTATTTCTTGTTTCTTGCATGTTGAAACCtagttataattgaaatttcTATGTATTTTATCTAGGATGAGTTTGCAACCTGGGCAGTCTAAAGATGGTAGTTCACATGACCGACTAGTATATGTAACAACATGCCTAATTGGGCAGCAGGTAGAAATCCAAGTCAAAAATGGGTCCATATACTCTGGAATATTTCATGCAACAGATACAGACAAAGATTTTGGTATGTTCTTCTATTAGTATTATATTATTGCATAGCTATAAAGAACtatgtttttcaccttcaatcaATCCATATAGAACCAAAAAGCTGAAAAGGAATTAATCAAGTTAGGGCCTTTTGCCAGTAAATGATCATTTCttgttgaaaattttgataCTGGACATGTCTCTTTTCATGTCTTGGCGGCTAGCCAAATGGAAGTGTTGTTTAGGTGTCCAAGCCGTGTTCTCAAGGCGTCTGTTTTTTTATTCTGACACTGAATGGAGTGTTAGACATTGGACTCGTATTCAACCCGAAGTGTTGGCGCTTCATATTGTAAAATggaaatacatgttatttaggataattgataaaaaaaaaaaaaaaaaaaattgggaactTTTAATGAGTTTTTAATTTAGAAGTTATAGTTTGATTAGGATTTGACTATGTTTTGTTCTACATCAATATTCCTGTTTTCAGTGTTAGATTTTTATATCATTGATGCGAACCCCAAAATCAAGTAAggaaacaataatgaaaataagAGATAACAATGGATAAATAAATAGTAGTGTTTTATTGAAAATAGAATGATAATAGATAGACGGCTTCTGTACTTCCCCAAAGCAAAGCTCCGACACAACATAGAGATGTATCCCACTCTCGCCCGAACAGAAAGTTATTATCATCATACCTTCCAACttctaaggctctgtttgggagttttgaggggaggggagggtttgtgaaaaaaggaaggaagaaGTGGAAAGAATGGAAAGCTACGAGAGTCGGGCTTTGGAGGTTtagttttcttcataatacaaattcCCCCTAATTtgggggaactaaaaaattgtattggagggttttggggggtttgagtaagtttttcaaattcaacCTATGTTAGTTATAATACTTTCAAAGTTAAAAATACATTgatcataagtattaatttatcattctctacaaaaccactctcaaaaaaatttgaaagatttctctatttttttcctCTAATCTCATCCCTCCAAAACCCtctcctcccttcccctccaaactcccaaacagagcctaaaaaTTTCTCTTAATATACAAATAAAGAGAACATTCTATTATTTAACCATAATGAGGCTTTTATTATTTAACCTTAATGGGCCACTTACTAATGACCTACTTAACACTACTTAGCCACCtcactaataattttttaagcCTATTGTGTTCAGACACTTCTCATATTGTTTCCTAACAATCAGAGAGAACTTGACTCACGTTGCTTCGTATATCATACTCTTCTAGGAATCATTTTGAAAATGGCTCGCTTGACAAAGGATGCATCTTCGCAAGGGAAGAAGTCTGGTGCAGAATTTGTCAGCAAGGCTCCTTCAAAGATTTTAATTATACCTGCCAAAGAACTTGTGCAAGTTATAGCACAGGTTTGCTACTTTTCAAGTATTTGCAATTACTTCTGAAATTGTGGTGGCTACTCATGCTAAATATATGCAGACACAtgagtttttattaaaatgctGTATAGTAAGCAATGGTATTGGAAAGTTTAATCTAGGTCGTAGGGTTAGGTGAAGTTTATTAAAGACATTGCAACTTGTTTCCTCATGATACTTTTGGTGTATGGCAGGGTGTTGCTGTTACTAAGGATGGCCTACCTAGTGAACCTCAGCATGGTAGGAATCAGGAAATCATGGTTGACTCACTGATATCTCAATCTCATCATGCTGAGCTAGGAAGAGAACTAGAACCCTGGGTACCTGATGAAGATGATCCACAATGCCCTGAACTGGATAATATCTTTGACGGCCACTGGAATAGGTTGTTTAtcttaatgaaataaatttgatgAACTGTAAAATTGTCTCTTTTCTTGAAACTTTGGCAGCAACATGTATGCCTGTCAATTGCCTTTATTCTCGAGTTCAGAAGATCGAGAAACTATACTATGTATGTTTTATATTCTAGGATAggaattttctttaaaataagaGTCCATCTGTAAGTGGCAGATTTCATAATGGCCTATTAGTCttactccattttatttttaaactgaAGATATTTATCTTCCATTGCTATGAAAAACACTTGATATTTTGGTATTCAGGACAAATGAAATTTAGATGGCAAGAAGTAATATGCCTTGCTAGATATTGATACTGTGTAATAGTGTGTGCATAATTCTTTTTGTCTCCTTAAAACCAACGAATTTCACAAACTTTATAAGCATATGTTCCCCATTCTTTTTTGTGACTTTTGGAACCATATTTCTTGTTAGGGACCAATCAACCTGTTGTGATTCACTAAACTCTTGTGTTTGGAACGTGATTTTCGCAAAAGATCTATCTGACATTTGATGGGTATCAACTTCTTTCTTGTGCTGCATTGCGTATATTTTCGGGCTGTAGGACCATGATCATTTATAGAAATTAAGGATTGTTTATGGGTGATTTATCAAAAGGTTATTTTTGTGGCATATCAATAATCACTGAGGGAGGTTTGGTTGAGTATATGAAATTGTCCCTTCGGGACTGTCATAATTTTATATACAggttttccctttttttttcatgtttcaattttttcccAGCATATTCATTTAGGTTTGCATAGACAATTCCATTAACCTTCTTTTCTGTAATTTTCAAGGGGATGGGATCAGTTTGCAACAAATAAGGCATTGTTTGGGGTAAAAAGCACATTCAATGAGGAACTTTATACAACAAAGCTTGAAAAAGGGCCACGGACAAGAGAACTAGAACTGCAAGCTTTAAGAATAGAAAGAGAAATTGAGGGCGAGGAAACTCAAGATCTTCATCTTGCTGAGGTTAGTTTTGCTTAAAAACCCCTgctcttgtattttttttgccACTTGTGAGTTTCAGcagttttatatttaattgtctATTTAAAATccacaaactatttttttttttttcaacaggAAAGAGGTCTTCACTTAGATGGAGAATTTGACATTGACGAAGAAACTAGATTCTCTTCGGTCTATAGGGGTAAACATGTTGATGATGCATATGAGGAAAATGAAGACATGCTGATGGATTCACACAATTCTGAGATGTTTAGTGGTATATTCGGTTCAGTCGATGAGAGGTCTGATGAAATGAATAGTGGAGAAGGCAATGATGCAGCTCATGCATTGGCAAATTCCTCTTTCATGGTATCTcctcatttcattatttaattatcaAAAGTGCTGGCAATTAGTAATTCTCAATCATTTTCTCAACCATTTTGTGCTTTGTAGGAGTTCAATGATTACCTGATAACTGACACTGTAGAACTAGATGGTGCTTTGTATATTAGTGCAGATTTAACATCTAACCATACTTCTAACTAAAGATTGCCTTGACCAGGAAAATGTTGATATCACTGTTCTTTTCAAGTTCTTTCCATGTTCTCcctctttttcttttgcatttttCATCTCATCATATGAAGTAATTGTTTTGCTTTCTAAATATTGCAATTTGTGTATATTGTCATTGTGTATGCAGGATCGCCCACAGTCATCGCAGTCAAATACTGGTGTAGATTTAAGCCGATCTAGTGCTTATGATCATGCTAAGCAGTTTACGTCTGAAATCCCTTCCAAAAGCTACTCTTTTTTGGATGGGGAAAGCAGGTGTTACCTTTTTCTCTTGTGTAAATCAATACTTGTTTCCACAAACTATAAGCAtatataattttacaaattttcATACCGAACAACATTACAGGATTCAGGAGAACCCAGTTCATAATCTACGTGGAGCCAGTGGTAACACCAAGGAAGAAAATCTTATAGTAAGTTGAAGTTTCAGCATTACTGCTCAAACATTTATCTACATAAACTTCTCATGTGAGACTGCTAGTATTTCTAATCTGACtcaatcttatttttattttctttattaggTGCAGCAAGGTGAGGATGTTCAACTGTCTAAATATGAGggtatgtaaaaaaattcattcagcTTCCTTCCTCAGATTTGAGCAGCTCCAAAATGTTATCTGAAATGATGCAGATGAAACTAAACCATTCTGGTGTTAAGAATTATTTTGTCTGATATATACCTTATTAACTTATATAGGGAGTGCAGTAGCTTTCTGTTAGTGTCAATAGTACTTCTGAATGGCAGCTCTAACACAGATTTGAGACTTGATTTTTGTGGCTGCTTTTTCAATCATGTGTATTCCTCTGATCTTAGCAAATTTTTGTGCAGATTCACAGGCATCACTGTACTTCAAGAAAGATGGCTCTGATAAAGGGGTATTATCTCCTAATGCCAGCTCCTATGCCCCATCATCTCATATATCATTAAAATCTCGTGAGAAGACGGGATCCCCTGGGGATTCTACTGAGGGTTTAGCATATCACAAAGCTAATGGGGCAACAAAATATATAGATTCACGTGGGGCATCATCTGGGTCAGATTCTGTGAGAGGTGTGGCAGGATCTTCTGGTCCTGGTTTATCTCCAAGTTCGTCAGTTGGTTCATTGTCTTCTGAGAAATCGTCTTTGAATCTCAATGCAAAGGTGTAGCTCAAGAAGGAATATTTCACTAGCTGATTCTTGTTTTCTAAATTATTAACCAATGTCTGAGCTTCTCCTGTTTTCCTTTCATGTTGTAAGGAATTCAAGCTCAACTCTAATGCAAAGAGTTTTATTCCATCACCTGCTCGGTCTCCCACTCCGGTGTCTGATAGTTCCTTCTATTTTCAACCTAATGTAACTACTGTACCAAGTATGCCAGGCGTGCCCATGAGTATTGGGGTAAGTCATTCATAGTATTTATTGAACATGTAGAAGTGCTTAGTTATGGGTTGGAGTTACTTAAAGGTTACTTCTAAATTTAACTTGCATCATTAGATTAAAGAATTATGACAAACTGCCAAATTCACCTAGCACAATCACTACTGTCATGTGCTTAAAGTTTATTTTGAATTTCTGGTAGCTATTCATCCCCTGTTTTGCGGATAGGGgactttaattttgatattctGGAGATGTGTTTTATAGAGCTGGTTAAATAATTTGCAAACGAGACTTAATTTCTTTTATGCCTCGGTACTGTTCACAAACTATCTTTTTCACATATGGTCTGCAGGTTGGACCTAGTTATATTGGGCATCAACCTATCATATATAATCCACAGGTATCCCAAATGCCAACTCAAGCATACTTTCATCCAAATGCACCGCAGGTATGATATCACTTGTAGTATCTCTCTGGTGACTGTTGCGAGAATATGGATGCTTAAAGGCTTTACGGTAATTGCTTACTATCTAATTGCAGTACGGACAGCTTCTTGGTCATCCTACGCAAGCTTTATACATGCCGAGTTACCAACCTGTAAGAACTTCCATGTTTTActcataatttaatttcttaaaaatggTCGTTAGATAAGcatttcttatattttattttagcagTTATTTTGATCTTGATTTCTTGTCATATACTATGATTAGGAACTTCAAATTTGTACGGtataatttcatatattttaccCCTACTGTTGGCAAAATCAGCCATCTCCAATAAATTAATGCATGCTTAATGTTCCACGTTGATATATAATGCATGTTGGACATTCTTATCATGAATCACTATGGTGAAACttaaattttcttcaattataGGCATCTCAACTGAATTTTAACAGCCTTAGAAGCAATTAATTGTATGTTTGGGGAGCTGTATGCTTAATATTCTGGAAACTGGATCATCTGAAATCGGTATTTTGCAGGAAATGTTGTAAAAGGGACGTGATTATTGAAGACTTGACTGACTGTTATTAGCAAGTCAACTCCTTGCTCAAAAAGAATACATCAAGTGGATGTCCTGAAAAGTTTTAAATGATGCGATATCTTCAGCTGATAGAAAGGTTTCAAATGGTTCATTGTGAGACATAATTTTGTGATCGGTTTTCCGGTTTTATCCACCTTATATGCATGAAACTTATTAAAGCACCATAATCATTTTTAATGTTACGTTTTTTGGCATGGAGACGGAGTAATAAACTTATTAGAGcataatcatttttaatatatatatttttttttttaagatcatTTTTAATGTTAGAAATTGTGGAATTTAATTATAGAGTAATAAACGCTAAAATCTTTTGGTTTTTAGGACTACTTACGTGTATACTACcggtctgttttttttttttcttcttataagtAGAAGGAGCTTTAAGAAGTTTAagcattttgttttttggtgtaAATATTAAATGGAATTTATATAGTTGGGGAAACTCATGAAtttgagatttatttaatttaattgttataTAATATGTTTGGTTTCAATTCTGGTAGGCCAAAAGTGATTCTAGagattgtagaattgattttatgatgtttGGATGATTTAAAGTATAATTGATTTCGTTTGTAGGattgattctacttgaagtTATAATTTGTAGCTTTTGTCTTCTCCAATTGATTTTAGCCTTAGATTAATTGCTAAATCAACTTttacataaatcactttacattcaaCTTAGTTTTGTCCACAATCAAAtttacataatcaattcactcaaaatcaattcttataaaagataaaagatgaaccaaacatacacataGTAAGATAGAAAGTCAAGTTGTTAATactatgagaattttttttagtagtgccACATAGGCATCATTCTAACTCtatttaaatttagtttacaaaattatatatgaGGCAGAATTAGTTGACACCAGATATAAGTCAAAAGACTTATATCAAATCTTAaccattaaatcaaattaatcaaatggtTCATAAACGTCTCCTAAAAGATGTATGGAAGTCCTTTTTCTAGTTTTTCACGGGAACAAGAAAATTCCCACATTCACAACAACTTCAAAGAAATGGGATTCAAGCTTCTATTGCTTTAATTCTTATGGCTTCTTTTCTAAATTTCAATTGCTTAATTCATATgccttaatttatttatacgAACCCACTCTTGTGACTAAGTTGCTTCTATTGCCCATTTGTTTCCAACACATGTGCACaatgaaaacccccaactttgGATCCAAGCTTAATTATATACGGTTTGTTCTGTCATGATTTATTGATCAAACCAATGTTATTTCcgtgagagaaagaaaaaaacttgacTGCCTCAAATCTCAATCGCAAATTAGGTTCCaacttattcaaatttatttgattttttatttttccatatcaCGAAGCTCTATTTGCTCGATGAATAACGTATGTGCAGGGAAGAAAAGTGAGGTTTAGCCAAAAATTGATCAAAGATTAAGCTGCACAGGCGGTGTTCGTTTTCTTTGAAGTTGTAGTAAATGGAGAATTTTTTGTTACCatgaaaaataagaagaaaaaaaaaagaaaggactATCATGCATCTCTTCGGAAACATTTGTGAGCCAttgaattaatttgatttaatggttgagatttggtgtaagTCTTTTGACTTACACCTGATATCAAcggatccttaaaaaaaagtatttttaaaaataaatcactaaACTTAAACAAGTCACTAAACTTGAAAAAGTCATTCCAAAAGAGCTGAAAgaagttgttttctttatatatagtatagctattttaatttttttatgtacgCGTATCACTccaatgttaattttattttacttttgagtTTAATTATATGAAGAAACATACGAAAAgtatgtaacaaaaattcaaaaaaaaaaaaaaagtaaaataaaattaacattggAGTGATacacatacataaaaaaaattaaaatagctatactatatataaagaaaacaaccttttcagctcttttgaaatgactttttctctttcaaaaaatgtcttcaattttcaattcaaataacatatgtaacaagtaaataagaataaatttaaatatttaaaaaaaatgtaacaaaacacgatatatatatatatatatatatatatatatatatatatatatatatacgttatcattattccaattatacccttaaacaactttttttattataaagattgttgttggtgtcattaataaaaaaacaacaaacatttatatttttaattttaatcaaaatcaaaatttcataaaaaaaaaaacaccgttcacAATTTTAAAGTGCAATAAAAAAAAGCTGAAAGACGGAcactaataaaatataatgaaaactaatattttgaattttcataaatatctcaacaaactacgtacattattttatcttattcactaaatatttatttaaattttttaaactgatttgtaattgtttatgtaacataaatatatcaacaaaCAGCATGTAAAACAATtagcattttttaaaaatgtatattttggttggatattttaaaatatgaaatgtaaaatattttaaaacaattagcattttttaaaaatgtgtaGTTTGGTTGgataaatgtaatatatatattgcaagacgaaacaacaaaaataataaaaatttaggaCACGCATGGCAAAACGACAAAAATGAAAAGCATCTGACAAacacttttaaaacaaaataataatatttaaaaaactagattcatgtttttttcttcaactcttTGTCATGACGAGACTCCTTTTTTCTCACgttttcttttatcattaatcttctttcttgtatgagagaaaatattgcataaaaattttatatgcaaagaatgtaatttaaaatgaaagaatATACGTAAAAAGGTTGGGAAGGTGGAAGTTGAGTGTAGTTGGTGCATTAATGCTGCGGTGTTACATTGTTATTGTCATTGTCAAGACTTAG
Proteins encoded in this window:
- the LOC11435252 gene encoding polyadenylate-binding protein-interacting protein 3 isoform X2, encoding MGPYTLEYFMQQIQTKILGVAVTKDGLPSEPQHGRNQEIMVDSLISQSHHAELGRELEPWVPDEDDPQCPELDNIFDGHWNRGWDQFATNKALFGVKSTFNEELYTTKLEKGPRTRELELQALRIEREIEGEETQDLHLAEERGLHLDGEFDIDEETRFSSVYRGKHVDDAYEENEDMLMDSHNSEMFSGIFGSVDERSDEMNSGEGNDAAHALANSSFMDRPQSSQSNTGVDLSRSSAYDHAKQFTSEIPSKSYSFLDGESRIQENPVHNLRGASGNTKEENLIVQQGEDVQLSKYEDSQASLYFKKDGSDKGVLSPNASSYAPSSHISLKSREKTGSPGDSTEGLAYHKANGATKYIDSRGASSGSDSVRGVAGSSGPGLSPSSSVGSLSSEKSSLNLNAKEFKLNSNAKSFIPSPARSPTPVSDSSFYFQPNVTTVPSMPGVPMSIGVGPSYIGHQPIIYNPQVSQMPTQAYFHPNAPQYGQLLGHPTQALYMPSYQPEML
- the LOC11435252 gene encoding polyadenylate-binding protein-interacting protein 3 isoform X1 — its product is MSLQPGQSKDGSSHDRLVYVTTCLIGQQVEIQVKNGSIYSGIFHATDTDKDFGIILKMARLTKDASSQGKKSGAEFVSKAPSKILIIPAKELVQVIAQGVAVTKDGLPSEPQHGRNQEIMVDSLISQSHHAELGRELEPWVPDEDDPQCPELDNIFDGHWNRGWDQFATNKALFGVKSTFNEELYTTKLEKGPRTRELELQALRIEREIEGEETQDLHLAEERGLHLDGEFDIDEETRFSSVYRGKHVDDAYEENEDMLMDSHNSEMFSGIFGSVDERSDEMNSGEGNDAAHALANSSFMDRPQSSQSNTGVDLSRSSAYDHAKQFTSEIPSKSYSFLDGESRIQENPVHNLRGASGNTKEENLIVQQGEDVQLSKYEDSQASLYFKKDGSDKGVLSPNASSYAPSSHISLKSREKTGSPGDSTEGLAYHKANGATKYIDSRGASSGSDSVRGVAGSSGPGLSPSSSVGSLSSEKSSLNLNAKEFKLNSNAKSFIPSPARSPTPVSDSSFYFQPNVTTVPSMPGVPMSIGVGPSYIGHQPIIYNPQVSQMPTQAYFHPNAPQYGQLLGHPTQALYMPSYQPEML